Genomic window (Streptomyces liliiviolaceus):
GAAGGCAGGAGCACTGTGAACTTCGAACTGCAGGAACTCAGCGGCACGTTCAGCGTGGCCGACGTCGTGGCGGCGATGGCGCTGTCCTTCGTCCTGTCCACGCTGATCGGCTACGTGTACCGGTACACGCACCGCAATGTCTCCTACAGCCAGTCCTACGTACAGACCCTGGTCATCGTGGGCATGATCGTCGCCCTGATCATGCTGGTCGTCGGCTCGAACCTGGCCCGCGCGTTCTCCCTGGTCGGCGCCCTGTCCGTGGTCCGCTTCCGCAACGCGGTCAAGGAGACCAGGGACGTCGGCTTCATCTTCCTCGCCATGGCCATCGGCATGGCCTGCGGCGCCCGCTTCTACACCCTGGCCGCGGTCGGCGCCGTCGTGATCTGCACCGTCATCCTGGTGATGTTCAAGTTCAACTGGTTCGCGCTGAACGTGCAGCGGCAGGTCGTCAAGGTCCAGGTCCCGGCCGGTGAGGACTACACCCCGCAGATCCGTGACGTGCTGATCAAGTACACCAGCGAGTTCGAGCTGGTCAGCACGGAGACGATCCGCGGCGGCGCGCTGAGCGAGATCTTCTACACCGTCCGGCTGAAGAAGGGCGCCGAGCCCGGCGACCTGGTCGCCGCCCTCCAGGAGCGTACGTCCGGCCAGCGGGTCACC
Coding sequences:
- a CDS encoding DUF4956 domain-containing protein, which translates into the protein MNFELQELSGTFSVADVVAAMALSFVLSTLIGYVYRYTHRNVSYSQSYVQTLVIVGMIVALIMLVVGSNLARAFSLVGALSVVRFRNAVKETRDVGFIFLAMAIGMACGARFYTLAAVGAVVICTVILVMFKFNWFALNVQRQVVKVQVPAGEDYTPQIRDVLIKYTSEFELVSTETIRGGALSEIFYTVRLKKGAEPGDLVAALQERTSGQRVTVLTGYDTTDL